The following is a genomic window from Rhodobium gokarnense.
ACCAGCATGCCCTGGTTCCGACGCCCTGCCCGCTCCAGCACCTCCATCACCTCCTCCAGCGTCGTCAGCCGCGAGAAGGCCGGGAATTCCAGGTTCACCGTCAGCCCGAAGGGCGCGGCGAGGTCGCAGATCTCCGCAAAGGTCTCGACGATGTATTTGCGGTCGTTGCGCACATCGGTCCAGGCCGAGCAGATGACCTGGCTGGCGCCGAGCTCCGCCCCGACCTCGAAGGAGCGCAGGAACTCGCGCGGCTGAAGCCCGCGCATGATCCGCATCAGCTCGATGTCGAAGCATTTGAGGCCCGTATCGGCGAGCGCGCGCTTCGTCTCTTTCACGATCTGCGGGTCGGTCGGGTCGATGTCCGGTTCGCCGGCAACGCCGAGGTGGAACAGCCGGTAGCTGACATAGTCGTAGCCGGTGCGCGCGGCCATGTAGGTCTGTTCAGGCGGCGTGACGCCCGGCACGGTCAGGTAGGACAGTGAATAGGGATGGCTCATGCCTTCTCCTCCACGGCGCGCTCCCAGGGCGGAACGGGGACGTGGCTGACGCGGGCCGGCAGCGTGCGGCCGAGAAGCTCCTCCGCCTCGGCGACCAACGCCCGCAGCGCCTTCCAGTCGATGCCGGTCTCAAGGCCCATCTGCTCGCAGGCAAAGGCCGCGTCCTCGGTGGCGATGTTGCCGGTCGCCTTGGGCACGAACGGGCAGCCGCCGAGCCCACCGAGGGCGGCGTCGACGACGCGCACCCCGGCCTCGATCCCGGCGATCATGTTGGCAAGGCCGAGGCCCCGCGTGTCGTGCAGGTGGAGCGACAGCGCCACCTCCGGCGCAATCTCGCCGCGAAGCCGCGTGCACAGCTCGAACACCTGGCGCGGATTGGCGAGGCCGGCCGTGTCGGCGACGTTGATCTCATTGACGCCGAGGTCGGAGAAGCGGCGGGCGATCTCAGAGACCCGCTCCGGGTCGATCCGGCCCTCATAGCCGCAGCCGAGGGCGGACTGGATGCCGGCACGCACGGCGATCCCCTCGCCGAGCGCCTTTTCGATCACCGGCAGGATGCGCTCGATGCCGTCGTCGACGCTGCGGTTGGCGTTCTTTCGCGAATGGGTCTCCGAGGCCGAGACCGAGATCGACAGGTGCCTGACGCCGACGGCCATCGCGCGGTCGAGGCCGGCCTTGTTGAGGACGAGCGCGGTGTAGACGACGCCCTCCTTCGGCACGATCCGCTCGAACAGCGCATCGGTGTCGGCCATCTGCGGCACGCGTTCGGGATGGACGAAGGAGCCGACCTGGATGCGCCGCACCCCGGCCGCTTCCAGGGCCGTCAGGAAGTGCAGCTTTTCCTCGATCGAGAACAGCCGCTTTTCGACCTGCAGGCCGTCGCGCAGGAACGTGTCTTCGATCAGGATATCGTCCGAAAAGTCGTACATCAGAAGCCCAAAGCGTGCGGAAGCCAGGTGACCGTTGCCGGCACGAAGGTGAGGATCAAAAGCACCAGCACTTCGACGAAGAAGAACGGCATGATCTGCCGCACGATCCGCGACATGCCGACATTGGCCACCCCTTCGGCGACGAACAGGCACAGCCCGAGCGGCGGCGTGATCAGGCCGATCATCAGGTTGAAGATGACGAGAATGCCGAAATGGACCGGATCGACGCCCATGGAGACGGCGATCGGGTGCAGGATCGGCACCAGCACCAGCATCGCCGCGATGCCTTCGAAGAACAGGCCGACGAACAGGAACAGGACAATGACGGCGAGCAGGAACATCGTCTTGCTGTCGACATTGCCGATCACCCAGTCGGTCAGCATGTTCGGCACACGGTTATAGGTGAGCAGCCAGTTGGCGGCGGCGACGGCTGCGATGATGGCAAGGATCACCGCGCTGTCGCGCATCGCGTGGGCGAACAGGCGCGGCAGCATCGACGGCTTGATCTTGCGGTAGACGAAGAGGCCGAGGATCAGCGCATAGGCGACGGCAAAGCTGGCGGCCTCCGTCGGGGTGACGACGCCGAGCAGCATGGAGCCGACGACGAAGACGGGCATCAGGAGCGGCAGCACGCCGCCGAGGAGCGCGTCGCGGGTCGAGGTCCCGTCCTGCTTGGAGCCCGCGGAGGTCTCCTTCACCTTGACCCTCAGCGCGACATAGGCCGACAGGAAGAGCGCCAGCAGGAGGCCCGGCACGACGCCGGCAAGGAACAGCACCGGCACGGAGACGCCGGAGACGATCAGCGCGTAGATGATGACCGGGATCGAAGGCGGAATGATCGGCCCGATGACCGAGGAGGCGGCCGTCAGCGCGGCGGCGAAGGCGCGGTCGTAGCCGTTCTTTTCCATCTCCGGGATGAAGACGCGGCCGATGGCCGAAGTGTCGGCGACGGCCGAACCGGAGAGGCCCGCAAAGATCACCGAGGCCCAGATGTTGACATGGGCAAGGCCGGCCGGAAAGCGCCCGACGAGGATCTTGGCAAAGGCGATGATGCGGTGGGTGATGCCGCTCGCATTCATCAGCTCGCCGGCGAGGATGAACAGCGGAATGGCCAGAAGCGGGAAGGAGTTCAGCCCCTTGAACATCTCGGTCGCGACGATGCGGATGTTGTAGGGCGGCTCGCCGGTGGCCATGAACCACAAGAGGGCGGCGAGGATGGAAACGGCGATGGGCAGGCCGAACAACAGACCGCCGAGGAGAATGGCATAGGACATCGCTCAGGCCGCCTGATCTTGGACGCCGGCGCGGATCTCCTGCAGCCGCGTCAGGAACCGGATAAGGGCGGCGAGCGCGAGAAGGACGCCGCCGATGGCGATGGCGGACTGCCAGGTGCCGACGTGGCCGATCCATTCCAGCCAGGCAAGGCCGGTGCTGTCGGCGAGCGCGCGGGCGGAGCCGATGAGGCCGGACGCATCGATGTGCGGGCGCCGCATGGCGAACAGGATGCCGGACCAGGCGAGCGCTGCACCCGTCACCATGGTGACGATATCGGTCGCGGCAAAGAGCTTCTGCGTCCAGGCCTCCGGCAGAATGTCGGTGACGAGGGCGAAGCGGATGTGCCGGTCGTTGAGATAGGCAAGGCCGATGCCGAACATGACGCCGTAGATCATCAGGTAGATCGGCAGTTCCTCGCCCCATTCCAGGGAGCGGCCCGTGGTGTAGCGGCGCATCGAATTCACGAAGATGATGGCGAAGACGAGGAACATCATCAGGCCGGCCCCGAAGGCCAGGATGCGTTCATAGAGCCGGCTGATACGGGTCATGGGCGCCCTGTTTCTCCAGACATGCCGGGCTGGAGGGCAACGCGCACGGCGCTGCCCTCCGCCGGGGTGGTTGCTTATTCGGTCGCGGCGGCGACGGCCTTGTCGAGCTGGTCGATCCAGCCGGCGTCGTCACCGAGTTCGCCGGCGAGCCATTCCTTGACGGCGGGCTGGGCGGCGTTGCGGAACTGGGCGAGTTCCTCGGCGGTCGGCGAATAGACCTGCATGCCCTCGGCCTGGACGGCGTTGACGCCGAGCGCGGTCGAGAACTGCTGGATGGAGCGGCCCATATTGCCGGCGACGATGGCGGCCTTCTGGACCACTTCCTGCTCCGCCGGGCTCAGCGACTGGAAGAACTCGTCGGAGATCAGCAGGAAGTCGGCGCCGTAGACGTGACCGTCGAGGGTCATGTACTTCTGCAGCTTGTGCAGACCGTTGTTGTAGATCACGCCGACCGGGTTCTCCTGGCCGTCGACGACGCCGGTGGTCAGCGCGTTGGGAAGCTCGGTCCAGGCGATCGGGGTCGGCTCGCCGCCGAGGCCCTTGACCATCTCGATGTAGAGCGGGATCGGCTGCACGCGGAACTTCAGGCCCTTCATGTCCGCCGGGGTGCGGATTTCGCGCACGCCGTTGGTGAAGTTGCGGAAGCCGGTCTCACCATAGGCGAGCGTCCTGAGGCCGGTCTTTTCCAGGCAATGCTCGGCGAGGGCAGCGCCGAAGTCGCCGTCGAGCACCTTCCAGGCGACGGGCGCGGAGGGGAAGGTGTAGGGAATGTCCAGCACGGAGGCGGCCGGGCAGACCTTGGACATGGCGCCGGAGACCATCACCACCTGGGTGATGCCGTCCTGGGCCTGGGCGACCAGTTCGTCCTCGTTGCCGAGCGCGCCGGCCGGGAACAATTCGACCGTCAGGTCGGTCTCGCCCTCGACGATGTTCTTGAAGATCTCCGCCGCGGCGCCCTTCTTGGAATTCTGCCAGTCAGCGGGGTCGACATGTGCAAAGCGGATGGTCTGCGCGTTGGCGACCGCCATCCCCAGCCCCATCGCCAGGGCGGCGATGGCCGATAGTGTCGTGGTGGTGGTGAAACGCATGGTCTTTCCTCCCTTTTGCGTTCATTGCTGTTTCAGTCGTTGGCAGCGGCCATCAGCCGGGCCTTTCTGGCGAACGCCTCGCGCATCGCCCGCTGGTCCGGCTTCTGGCCCGTAAAGAGTTCGAAGGCGCGCACGGCCTGCCAGAGGGCCATGCCGCCACCGCCCATGACCCGGCAGCCGCGCGCCCGCGCGGTCGCCAGGAACTCCGTCTCGATGGGGAAATAGACGACGTCGACGACCCAGGCCTCGCCCCGGATCGCTTCGGCCGGCAGCGGCAGGCCCGGCATCTTCTGCATGCCGACGGGCGAGGCGTTGACGATGCCGTCGCAGCCCTCGGCCGCCGCGCCGGCATCCTCGACCACGACGATCTCGGCCGCCTTGCCGAGTTCTGCCATTTCGCGGGCGAGCAGCTCGGCCCTGGCGCGGTCGGGGTCGAAGAGGCGCAACTCGCCGACGCCCTCGCTGAGAAGACCGAAGGCCACGGCGGAACCGGCGCCTCCGGCACCCAGTTGCAGGACACGTGTCCGCGGCACGTCGGGGAGTTCGTTGCGAAAGGCCTCGGTGAAGCCCCAGATGTCGGTATTGTGGCCGAAGCGGCGCCCATCCCGAAGGACGACCGTGTTGACGGCGCCGACGCCGCGGGCGTTTTCCGACAATTCGTCCAGGTACGGCAGCACCGCCTGTTTGCACGGGTAGGTGACGTTGAGGCCGTCGAAGCCCATCCAGTCGGCGAGCTTCAACAGCTCCGAAAGGGGGATATCCGGCCCGAGGTCGAGATCGAGACGGCGATAGACGAGCGAGAAACCCGCCGCCAGTGCGGCAGCCTCGTGCATGGCGGGCGTTCGCGATTCCGCGATCCCAGCGCCAATTAAACCGATGAGCACCGAGCCGCGCCCGGCACCCCGATCATCCGGCAACCGTAACATGTATCCTCCCTAGTACCGACGACATTGGACCGTACGGTTAAAAGAGTCAATTGCTTTGGACCGGCCGGTTCATTACCCTGACGTCAAGCAAGGAATCCGAAATCAATGAGCGACATAGAGGCGGCGGACGAGGCTCCGGAGACGGAACCGAAGAGGCGCTGGAAACAGGATCCGGAAGCGGTGCGGGCCAATATCCTGGCGGCCGCGGCCGAGGAATTCGCCGAGCACGGCCTGACCGGCGCGCGGGTCAGCGAGATCGCCGCGCGCACGCGCACCTCCAAGCGGATGATCTATTATTATTTCGAGGACAAGGAGACGCTCTACCGGCGGGTCCTGGAAGAGGCCTACCGCAAGGTCCGCGGCGAGGAATCCACCCTCGACCTGTCGTCGCTGGCGCCGCTCGATGCGCTGCGCAAGCTGGTGGAGTTCACCTTCGACCACCACCGCGCCAATGAGAGCTTCATCCGCCTGGTGATGATCGAGAACGTCCACAAGGGCCGGCACCTGGCGACGTCGGACCTGATCGCGCGGGTCAATGCCAGCGCCATCGAACGCATCCACGAGATCTGCGCGCGCGGCCAGGAGGACGGCAGCATCCGCGCGACCGTGACGCCGCTGGAGCTGCACTGGATGATCTCAGCGCTCTGCTTCTTCAACGTTTCGAACCGGCCGAGCTTCGGCATCAGTTTCGGCGAGCACCTGTTCGATCCGGAGAACGAGGAGCGCCTGCGCGACCTCACCATCGAGGCGGTGCTGTCCGCGGCGCGGCCGCCGCGGTAAGGGCGCAGGACGCGTACCCGACATGCGGGCAGCGCGGAGCGAACGCGGTCAGTCGAACACCGATGCGATCTCGTCGACGCTGACGCCTTCCTTGATCTCGCGCAGGCGCGCATAGATCAGGGCGATGACGATGCCGCCGAAGCCCATGAAGAAAGCCGTGAGGAGGGCCAAGGCGCCCGCGCCGATGAACAGGCTGCTGGTGCCGATCATGGCAATGATAACGCCGCCGGCGAGGCTGATGAGGACCAGGATGATGCCGACGAGGACCAAGGTCCCGAGGATCGGCCAGCGGTACCCCTTGGTCAGCTGCGCGCTGCGGCCGAGGCCGCGAAAGCCGATGCCCTCGATGACGACGGCCGGCGCCATGACCGAGAACACGGCGTAGACCCAAAGGCCCGGAATGATCAGGGCCAGTGCGGCAATCACTGCGAGAAAGCCCGCGGCCAGGCCGAGAATCGCGATCGGCAGGGCCGAGCCGAAGGCGCGCGAGATGTACTGGCCCATGCGCAGCGGCCGCTTGAGCTTGGCGTCATAGGCCAGTTGCACCAGCAGAGCGGTCGCGATCGCATAGACGACCTGGTCGATCAGTGTCTGAAAGAAACTGGCGGCCGCCGCGCCGGCATTGGACGTGTTGACCTCAGTCAGGCCGAGGGTGACGCTCCAGCCGACGAGCATCGCGGAGATGACGAGCCCGATCACCGTCGGGATAAGGGCCATGACGATCACGGCGGGAAATTTCCGGAAAAAGATCGAAAAACTGTCGCCGATGATCGTGCCGACGCCAAGCGACGGCGCGGGCCGGTCCATGGACATATCCGTCATGACAAATCCTTTTCTCGAAAACGCCTTATCTGTTCAATCGGGCGCCCCGTCCCGGCCGCGAGGATGCGACCGCTCGCTCCAACCCATGAAAAGCCGGCCTGCCTTGCGCGCGCAACCCTTTTTGCCGAGGCGGCCTGTCTCAGTCAGCCGGCTGTGGCAAAAGCCTCACTCGTCCTCGCTCGATGCGGCGAAATGCTTGTCCTTGCGCCGGTCGCCGAAGAGCTGGCGCTGCTCCAGATGCTCGCGCTGCGCGTTGTAGAACGCGCGCAGGAACTCCCGGTGATCGGACGGCGGGATCGGGTCGGCATGGCCGATCTTGTGCTGGATCCTGTCGACGATCGCGGCCAGCGTCGCGCGGTGATTGGTGTATTCGGAGAGCGCCACGGATCGTTCTTCCACCCTCAGAAACTTCTCAAGGGTCTGCAGCTCGAACGCCCCATAGTGGTCCAGCTGGTGCGGCAGGAAGGTGAACCTGTCGCCGGTTGCCGCACCGCGTGGGGCCTCCGCCGCAAGGTCCTTCAGGAGGATCGGCACCGGCAGGTGGATCACATGTGTGCCCGCGATCATGTCGCCGAGCCGCATGCGGTACCGGTTGAGGAGCGGGACGAGCAATGTGATGACGATCCACGCCAGGCCGAGCAGCATGAGGACGGGCTCGTCGGCGTCCAGCGCCAGGAGCAGGGTCGCGGGCAGCAAGACCTCCGCCTCCTTCATCAGGTTGCGCGCGACCACCGCGTGGGTCGTCAGCGGGCCGCCGTCATGGGCGACCACCTTGATCTTCATCAGCCGCTTGCCGAGCGTCTGGCCGTTCCAGACCAGTTCAGAGACCACGTAATAGGGCACACGGATCAGGAAGAAGAGCATGACGCCGATGGCAAGCGTGCTCGTCGGATCGGTGGCGCCAAGGGCAATCAGCAACAGGAAGATGGCGAGCGCTCCGACGAAGGTGATCAGCACATCGGCGATCTGGGCGGCCAGGCGGACGCCGACGCCGGCCACCTTCAGCTTCAGCGGCACGCCTTCCGGCGGCATGATCTCGTCGACCGGCGGCCTTTTCTCAGATGGGCGGGACCGGCGGATCATCGCGGCGACCTTCCCGCCAGAACGACCCAGGCCAGCCAGAGAAGGCCGACGCCCCAGCCGAGCGCGAACCGCGTTTCCGGCTGCTGGATGAGCTGCCGGGCAAAGCCCTCCAGAACGGCGGCGACCAGCAGCATTGCGGCCGCGACGATCGCAAGCTTGGCGGCATCGCGGCCGGCATGGCGAAGCGCGTCCCGGCGCGTCCGGTCGCCCGGAAAGAGAACCGCCCAGCCGAGCTGCAATCCCCCGGCGCAGGCAACGCAGATCGCCGACAGCTCCGTCACCCCGTGGACCGAAAGCCAGGCGGCCAGATCGACCCCGAGGCCGCGGTCGACATACAAGGCAAAGAACGCCCCGAGGGACAGGCCATTCTGGACGGTGAGCAGGATGGCCGGAACGCACAGGAAGACGCCGAGGCCGAAGACCAGAAACGCAACCTGCGTGTTGTGCGAAAAAAGGAAGGTCGCAAAGGCGCCGAGCGCCGACTTGTCGGGGGCCTCATCATAGAGCGCCCGGCGCAGGAACTCCGTGGTGGCCTCCGGCCCGCGACCCCCTGCAAGGCCGGACGGCATGAAGACGTGGTACCAGCCGGTGCTCTCCTGGTAGAGCAGGTAGCCGACGAAGACGCCGAGGCCGAGACACAGATAGGCGGCGAGGATGAACGGCCACGAGCGGCGCATGGCCCGGGGCGCGCTCTGCGCGAAGAACCGCCGCAAGACGCCGCCGACACGCTCCTGCGGCGCGTAGACGCTGAGATAGGCCCGCGCCGTCAGCGCCTCCAGATACTCCAGCAGCGCCTTGTCAAGGGAGACCTCCCGGGCGATGGCAAGCGCGGTCGTCGCCTGCCGGTAGAGCGCGGAGAGGTCGCGGGCCGCGGCAAAGCTCATATGCTGGATGCCGTGCGTCTCGGCCTCGGTGACCAGCCGCTCCAGCCGCTTCCAGTCGGCTTCCCGCTCCTTGCGGAACCGGGCCGAACGCATGAGCTGGCCCTGGTCCATCAGATCACCTCGCGCGCCTTGATATCGAGATAGGCCGAGATCAGCCGGGCCGTCACCTGGTCCGGCCTGGCATCGACGACCGTGACGCCGAGCCGGGCGAGCCGTTCGTGCACCAGGCGGCGTTCGGCGATCGACTGGCTGGCGGCAACGAGGGTCGCGACGCCGTTGAGGGTCTCCGGCGCCGTCTCGACCAGCCCTTCGGTCTCGGGATCGCGCAGGGTCACGAAGATCAGCACGTGGCGCCGTGCCAGGATGCCGATGTTCTCGATCAGCAGTTCGGCCGAGGTGGTGTCGACGAAATCGGTGAAGATAACGATCAGGCTGCGCTTCGGCGTGCGCGCGTTGAGCTCGCTGAGGGCCAGCATGTGGTTGGTTTCGCGGCCGACATAGGTGAAATCCGCCATCAGGCTGCGCAGCCGCGCAAAGGCCGCGCGGCCGGCCTGCGGGGCGACGAAGACCCGGGGCTGGATGTCGTAGGCGTAGCAGGCGACGAGGTCGCCGCCGATGATCGCCGCCCATGCGGTGGCAAGGGCGGCGGTGACGGCATGGTCGATCTTGGCAATGCCCATCACCTCCTCGCGCATCAGATAGCCGGTGTCGAGCGCGACAATGACCTGGTGGTTGCGTTCCGCCCTCAGCTCCTTGGCGACGAGCGAGCGGCGGCGGGCGGAGCGCTTCCAGTCGATGGTCTTGACGTCCATGCCTTGCACGAAGTCCCGGAGCTGGTGGAATTCGGACCCCTCGCCGATGATCCGGTTTTCCTTGACGCCGAACAGCGTGCTGGCAAC
Proteins encoded in this region:
- a CDS encoding stage II sporulation protein M codes for the protein MDQGQLMRSARFRKEREADWKRLERLVTEAETHGIQHMSFAAARDLSALYRQATTALAIAREVSLDKALLEYLEALTARAYLSVYAPQERVGGVLRRFFAQSAPRAMRRSWPFILAAYLCLGLGVFVGYLLYQESTGWYHVFMPSGLAGGRGPEATTEFLRRALYDEAPDKSALGAFATFLFSHNTQVAFLVFGLGVFLCVPAILLTVQNGLSLGAFFALYVDRGLGVDLAAWLSVHGVTELSAICVACAGGLQLGWAVLFPGDRTRRDALRHAGRDAAKLAIVAAAMLLVAAVLEGFARQLIQQPETRFALGWGVGLLWLAWVVLAGRSPR
- a CDS encoding sugar phosphate isomerase/epimerase family protein; the protein is MSHPYSLSYLTVPGVTPPEQTYMAARTGYDYVSYRLFHLGVAGEPDIDPTDPQIVKETKRALADTGLKCFDIELMRIMRGLQPREFLRSFEVGAELGASQVICSAWTDVRNDRKYIVETFAEICDLAAPFGLTVNLEFPAFSRLTTLEEVMEVLERAGRRNQGMLVDTLYMHFNKTPLLALEKVPPEWINFLHICDAEDLAFTREKMIQTARDARLYPGEGAIDFWAVNYLFPDLPLSIELPHAKRIAELGLEQHARNCLEAARSVFDANPAETLQSI
- a CDS encoding hydroxymethylglutaryl-CoA lyase; this encodes MYDFSDDILIEDTFLRDGLQVEKRLFSIEEKLHFLTALEAAGVRRIQVGSFVHPERVPQMADTDALFERIVPKEGVVYTALVLNKAGLDRAMAVGVRHLSISVSASETHSRKNANRSVDDGIERILPVIEKALGEGIAVRAGIQSALGCGYEGRIDPERVSEIARRFSDLGVNEINVADTAGLANPRQVFELCTRLRGEIAPEVALSLHLHDTRGLGLANMIAGIEAGVRVVDAALGGLGGCPFVPKATGNIATEDAAFACEQMGLETGIDWKALRALVAEAEELLGRTLPARVSHVPVPPWERAVEEKA
- a CDS encoding DUF58 domain-containing protein; this translates as MAGTLALVLSVVASVLGGVLREAALLPWALLAFAGAADLLLSPSRRKEVAFELVPEIFVGETADLKLAVANAPDALRGRLEWPVGVSGPGEFAFEVSDDRTARARVPCRAVRRGNWSFEYLWLSWQSRLKLFEFVPRIAVGASVRVVPNIRLVQSGQITTTVASTLFGVKENRIIGEGSEFHQLRDFVQGMDVKTIDWKRSARRRSLVAKELRAERNHQVIVALDTGYLMREEVMGIAKIDHAVTAALATAWAAIIGGDLVACYAYDIQPRVFVAPQAGRAAFARLRSLMADFTYVGRETNHMLALSELNARTPKRSLIVIFTDFVDTTSAELLIENIGILARRHVLIFVTLRDPETEGLVETAPETLNGVATLVAASQSIAERRLVHERLARLGVTVVDARPDQVTARLISAYLDIKAREVI
- a CDS encoding TetR family transcriptional regulator — translated: MSDIEAADEAPETEPKRRWKQDPEAVRANILAAAAEEFAEHGLTGARVSEIAARTRTSKRMIYYYFEDKETLYRRVLEEAYRKVRGEESTLDLSSLAPLDALRKLVEFTFDHHRANESFIRLVMIENVHKGRHLATSDLIARVNASAIERIHEICARGQEDGSIRATVTPLELHWMISALCFFNVSNRPSFGISFGEHLFDPENEERLRDLTIEAVLSAARPPR
- a CDS encoding TRAP transporter large permease, which codes for MSYAILLGGLLFGLPIAVSILAALLWFMATGEPPYNIRIVATEMFKGLNSFPLLAIPLFILAGELMNASGITHRIIAFAKILVGRFPAGLAHVNIWASVIFAGLSGSAVADTSAIGRVFIPEMEKNGYDRAFAAALTAASSVIGPIIPPSIPVIIYALIVSGVSVPVLFLAGVVPGLLLALFLSAYVALRVKVKETSAGSKQDGTSTRDALLGGVLPLLMPVFVVGSMLLGVVTPTEAASFAVAYALILGLFVYRKIKPSMLPRLFAHAMRDSAVILAIIAAVAAANWLLTYNRVPNMLTDWVIGNVDSKTMFLLAVIVLFLFVGLFFEGIAAMLVLVPILHPIAVSMGVDPVHFGILVIFNLMIGLITPPLGLCLFVAEGVANVGMSRIVRQIMPFFFVEVLVLLILTFVPATVTWLPHALGF
- a CDS encoding shikimate dehydrogenase; this translates as MLRLPDDRGAGRGSVLIGLIGAGIAESRTPAMHEAAALAAGFSLVYRRLDLDLGPDIPLSELLKLADWMGFDGLNVTYPCKQAVLPYLDELSENARGVGAVNTVVLRDGRRFGHNTDIWGFTEAFRNELPDVPRTRVLQLGAGGAGSAVAFGLLSEGVGELRLFDPDRARAELLAREMAELGKAAEIVVVEDAGAAAEGCDGIVNASPVGMQKMPGLPLPAEAIRGEAWVVDVVYFPIETEFLATARARGCRVMGGGGMALWQAVRAFELFTGQKPDQRAMREAFARKARLMAAAND
- a CDS encoding DctP family TRAP transporter solute-binding subunit; protein product: MRFTTTTTLSAIAALAMGLGMAVANAQTIRFAHVDPADWQNSKKGAAAEIFKNIVEGETDLTVELFPAGALGNEDELVAQAQDGITQVVMVSGAMSKVCPAASVLDIPYTFPSAPVAWKVLDGDFGAALAEHCLEKTGLRTLAYGETGFRNFTNGVREIRTPADMKGLKFRVQPIPLYIEMVKGLGGEPTPIAWTELPNALTTGVVDGQENPVGVIYNNGLHKLQKYMTLDGHVYGADFLLISDEFFQSLSPAEQEVVQKAAIVAGNMGRSIQQFSTALGVNAVQAEGMQVYSPTAEELAQFRNAAQPAVKEWLAGELGDDAGWIDQLDKAVAAATE
- a CDS encoding RDD family protein; translation: MIRRSRPSEKRPPVDEIMPPEGVPLKLKVAGVGVRLAAQIADVLITFVGALAIFLLLIALGATDPTSTLAIGVMLFFLIRVPYYVVSELVWNGQTLGKRLMKIKVVAHDGGPLTTHAVVARNLMKEAEVLLPATLLLALDADEPVLMLLGLAWIVITLLVPLLNRYRMRLGDMIAGTHVIHLPVPILLKDLAAEAPRGAATGDRFTFLPHQLDHYGAFELQTLEKFLRVEERSVALSEYTNHRATLAAIVDRIQHKIGHADPIPPSDHREFLRAFYNAQREHLEQRQLFGDRRKDKHFAASSEDE
- a CDS encoding TRAP transporter small permease → MTRISRLYERILAFGAGLMMFLVFAIIFVNSMRRYTTGRSLEWGEELPIYLMIYGVMFGIGLAYLNDRHIRFALVTDILPEAWTQKLFAATDIVTMVTGAALAWSGILFAMRRPHIDASGLIGSARALADSTGLAWLEWIGHVGTWQSAIAIGGVLLALAALIRFLTRLQEIRAGVQDQAA